From the Clostridiales bacterium FE2011 genome, one window contains:
- a CDS encoding TIGR04076 family protein has protein sequence MSYTDRKVKVTVVESHCPKYKVGDVICFEGSEIDKEHSDRICMVAMNALYPFIYAFRRGGNLRNGPYQCTDCGETVKFTVENMD, from the coding sequence ATGAGCTATACTGACCGGAAAGTCAAAGTTACGGTGGTTGAAAGCCACTGCCCCAAATATAAGGTGGGCGATGTGATCTGCTTTGAAGGAAGCGAGATCGACAAGGAGCACAGCGACAGAATCTGCATGGTCGCCATGAACGCACTGTATCCTTTCATTTACGCGTTCCGGCGGGGCGGCAACCTGAGGAACGGCCCGTATCAGTGCACCGACTGCGGTGAAACGGTCAAGTTCACGGTTGAAAACATGGACTGA